The Palaeococcus ferrophilus DSM 13482 nucleotide sequence TCGGCTCCGTTGCCATGACGTCCTTCCCGTCCCAGCCTGCAAAGACAACGTGGAATATCGAGTTCTCGAACTTGTAGTACACCGTCCACATTGGAAGGAGCACGAGGTGAGCGTTTTGAGGCTCATCCGCCCTCACATCGAAGCGGTCTATCCTGTCCGCCTTTGACGAGTAGCGGTCCCTTATAACGTCTATCGCGTCCTCGTGCATTATGCTCTTCGCCTGTGCCTCATCCATCTCGGTGTTCAGTATTTCGAGCTTAATCCTGCCCCATTCATCTTCGTCCAGCTCGAGGAGCTTCTTTCCCCGGGGCTTCGTCTTTGAGTAGTGCCTGATCAAATCCTCCACCCCGAGGCTCTTAACCTGCCTCCTCGCGGAGCCTATGAGGTCGAGGTTCTCGTTCACCCGGTCCCTGTAGTGCCTCTCCACCGTATGGCAGTGGGTGTTGCCCTTCGAATCGGTGTGACACTCCTCCTCCCTCACCGTGTACTCAACGATACCCTCAACGTGAACCGTTCCGACCCAGTAGGGGGCGTAGTGGCCCTCGATGTCCACGATGTCGAGCTTCTCCTTCATTCTTCTCAGATCGAAGTCCCTCTCAACGCGATCCCAGAAGGCCTTGGCCACGGCGTTCTTGTCCAGGGTGGGCACGATGTAGACCTTCTCGGTCTCCATACTGCCGCTTATGTGGTTGGGAAAACCACAGTAGGGGCATATCGCGATTATTGTCTCTGGAGAAACCTCGAGGGGTGCACCACACCTCTCGCACTTAAAACCGACCTCTTCCATGGCCATCACGGTATAGGTAGGACCCTCAAGGTATTTAAGGGTGCCGGAGATTTTAATGGGTTGTAGTAATGAGGTCAGAGCATACCCTTAACGAGCTCCACGAGCTCCCAGAGGTTTTCCACGTAGTAATCGGCCCCCTCCACCCTGCCGAAGCGGGTGACGTTGACCACCTTCATCCCCGCGCGCTTTCCCGCTATTACGTCGTGGTGGCTGTCGCCGACCATGAGGGCCTCCCAGGGCTTCAGGGAGAGCGTTTTGAGGGCCTTCTCAATTAGGTACGGGTTCGGCTTAACCCCGTCGAGGTTCGAGTAGTCCTTGCCATAGACAGCGTCAAAATAACCCCCTAAGTTAAAGAGGTGAAGTACAAACTCCACGCAGTCCTGGGAGGCGTTGCTGACCGCGGCGAGCTTCAGCCCCATCCTTTTTAGCTCCTCAAGTGCACCCACATCTGGAAAAGGCTTTATCCTGCCAAGGCGAGCCATCTCCTTCCTGTATCGGAGGTTCACCCCGTCAACAAGCCTCCAGAACTCCACGTGGTCTATTCCAAACCTCTTGACGTAGCTCCTCGGCAGGTCTCCCCGCACGGTTTTCCTGTAGGTCTCGTAGTCGAGGTCAATCCCCCTCTTCCTCAGCTCGGGCAGAACCCACTTCTCGTACCATTCCCTGTGGTCGTAGCCCTCGTAGTAAACGAGGGTCTCGTCAACGTCAAAAATGAGTCCCCTCATGGGGCCACGTTGGAGGGGAGAATATTTAAACCTTCGCCAGTCCATGGAGGAGTGCGTACTCTCTCCTGCTCCAGACCCCCGGGGAAGTCACGATGTAGAGCCTCCCCCCGTAGAGAATAACGTAGTCCTTGAGGTCATGGAGGAAACGCACGACGCTTTCGAAGCCGTTGTAGAGGACAAGGTACTCCAGGCAGTCGAGCACTACCGTGCCCTCAAAGCGCTCCCGAAGGTATTGAACTGCCTCGTGGAGAAGTTTGTGCAGCTCAGTAGGCGGTATGCCGTTAACCTGGCTCACGGGGAGTACTCGCCATCCCTCTTTCCCACGGAAACTCCGGGAGAAGAAGAGAGCATCCTGAGCCTTAACCTCATTGAGCGAACTAACCAGAAATACCCTGTCGGGGGTGTGCCGTTCGGAGGTGTCTACAACATGGCTTATGAGCTCCCCGATCATCGCCCTCGCCCGTATTTACCTCGAAAACAGAATTTAAGGTGTTTTTGTGTAAGTGGTTATGTAGGTGCACATGCAGGGACAGAAACTCAATCCTCAAGCAGTGGGAACTCCGAGAGGAGAAGCGCCCTCTCCTTTCTGGAGAGTGCCTCAATCTCAACGAAGAGGATAACCGTGCTCCTGTGAATGTAGGCGTAGTCCTTCAGCGTGACCAGGAATTTGAACATGGCATCGAAGCCGTTCTCCAGCACCATGTACTCGAATCCATCGAAGAGTATAACGGGCGAAACCTCGCTTTGATGCATGAAATCGAGGAGCAGGGACATCAGATAGGGCAGCCTCGTGGGGTTGACGCCTGTATCGTCATCAACCTTCGTTATCCACAGTATGGGGGTCTTATTGAGGCCCAGTCTCTCCTGGAGCAGCTTTGGGGGGTTCTGCTTATTATAAGGCCCGGATGGCCCTTAATGAGGAACAAAAACTCTGAATAGGCCCTTTCCCTGTCAAAAATGAGGTACAGCCCCGGACTGGGGAACTCGGTTTCATTTCCCTCGAACTCCACAACGGGTGCGAGGGTGTGGCGCTTCATGACGGAGGTTATCATCCCCGTCCACCCCACGATAAAAAGAAACACTGCAAATCCCATTAGAACGTTTCCCGCCCCGCTGAAAAGCATCACATCCCGGAGAGAAAGTCCTATGAGTCCCCAGTCATTGAGATCGAGCGGGAGGAACAGAAGCTTGGAGAATGCCGCTACGGCCCAGCCCACGGTCATAACGTCATATGAGCGCCCGAGGGAGGGATACTTCGATACAAACCCCCGCCGATACCTGAGACTAACCACCAGCAGAACGAGGAGCATCAGCATAAGGGATATTGAGGCCATGCC carries:
- a CDS encoding DUF835 domain-containing protein; the protein is MLQERLGLNKTPILWITKVDDDTGVNPTRLPYLMSLLLDFMHQSEVSPVILFDGFEYMVLENGFDAMFKFLVTLKDYAYIHRSTVILFVEIEALSRKERALLLSEFPLLED
- a CDS encoding HAD family hydrolase → MRGLIFDVDETLVYYEGYDHREWYEKWVLPELRKRGIDLDYETYRKTVRGDLPRSYVKRFGIDHVEFWRLVDGVNLRYRKEMARLGRIKPFPDVGALEELKRMGLKLAAVSNASQDCVEFVLHLFNLGGYFDAVYGKDYSNLDGVKPNPYLIEKALKTLSLKPWEALMVGDSHHDVIAGKRAGMKVVNVTRFGRVEGADYYVENLWELVELVKGML
- a CDS encoding membrane protein, whose product is MEEVGFKCERCGAPLEVSPETIIAICPYCGFPNHISGSMETEKVYIVPTLDKNAVAKAFWDRVERDFDLRRMKEKLDIVDIEGHYAPYWVGTVHVEGIVEYTVREEECHTDSKGNTHCHTVERHYRDRVNENLDLIGSARRQVKSLGVEDLIRHYSKTKPRGKKLLELDEDEWGRIKLEILNTEMDEAQAKSIMHEDAIDVIRDRYSSKADRIDRFDVRADEPQNAHLVLLPMWTVYYKFENSIFHVVFAGWDGKDVMATEPMAAWRRAQYLAGTLLGILVGGAGVAYTAGSGWVLPAFSILIGTGISAYFGRLVLEGQRIERSGTFFGMRG
- a CDS encoding DUF835 domain-containing protein, with translation MIGELISHVVDTSERHTPDRVFLVSSLNEVKAQDALFFSRSFRGKEGWRVLPVSQVNGIPPTELHKLLHEAVQYLRERFEGTVVLDCLEYLVLYNGFESVVRFLHDLKDYVILYGGRLYIVTSPGVWSRREYALLHGLAKV